Proteins from a single region of Bos javanicus breed banteng chromosome 25, ARS-OSU_banteng_1.0, whole genome shotgun sequence:
- the RHBDL1 gene encoding rhomboid-related protein 1 isoform X2: MGTGSRAPFLPGHVLVRGARVSRPRVAGRAVAAACAAGAGGSVTRRRAERAEPEGRGGAESSAEQPLPAAAADPGPGPRPGSMDRSSLLQLIQEQQLDPENTGFIGADTFTGLVHRHELPLDPAKLDMLVALAQSNERGQVCYQELADLISSKRSSSFKRAIANGQRALPRDGLLDEPGLGVYKRFVRYVAYEILPREVDRHWYFYRHRSCPPPVFMASVTLAQIIVFLCYGARLNKWVLQTYHPEYMKSPLVYHPGHRARAWRFLTYMFMHVGLEQLGFNALLQLMIGVPLEMVHGLLRISLLYLAGVLAELGWDEVSLQAPEDGAGPGVHELRGGPGRVAALLPATACLRPTAQLHGAPGGRGGGCQHGPDHPAQL; this comes from the exons ATGGGAACCGGGAGCCGCGCACCGTTCTTGCCCGGGCACGTCCTCGTGCGGGGCGCGCGCGTGTCCCGACCGCGCGTGGCTGGgcgggcggtggcggcggcgTGTGCGGCGGGGGCGGGCGGCTCCGTGACGCGGCGCCGAGCGGAGCGGGCGGAGCCGGAGGGCCGGGGCGGAGCGGAGTCGTCCGCAGAGCAGCCCCTCCCGGCCGCGGCCGCCgaccccggccccggcccccggCCCGGCTCTATGGACAGGAGCTCGCTGCTGCAGCTTATCCAGGAGCAG CAGCTGGACCCTGAGAATACAGGCTTCATCGGTGCGGACACCTTCACTGGCCTGGTGCACCGCCATGAACTGCCCCTGGACCCAGCCAAGCTGGACATGCTGGTGGCGCTGGCCCAGAGCAACGAGCGGGGCCAGGTCTGCTACCAGGAGCTGGCGGACCTG ATCAGCAGCAAGCGCTCAAGCAGCTTCAAGCGGGCCATCGCCAACGGACAGCGGGCACTGCCTCGGGACGGGCTGCTGGATGAGCCGGGCCTGGGTGTTTACAAGCGGTTCGTGCGCTACGTGGCCTACGAGATCCTGCCCCGAGAGGTGGACCGCCACTGGTATTTCTACCGGCACCGCAGCTGCCCGCCCCCTGTGTTTATGGCCTCGGTCACCCTCGCCCAG ATCATCGTGTTCCTGTGCTACGGGGCCCGGCTCAACAAGTGGGTGCTGCAGACCTACCACCCCGAGTATATGAAGAGCCCCCTCGTGTACCACCCCGGCCACCGCGCTCGGGCCTGGCGCTTCCTCACCTACATGTTCATGCATGTCGG GCTGGAGCAGCTGGGGTTCAATGCCCTTCTGCAGCTGATGATCGGGGTGCCGCTGGAGATGGTGCATGGCCTGCTCCGCATCAGCCTGCTCTACCTGGCGGGTGTGCTGGCAG AACTGGGCTGGGATGAGGTGTCCCTACAAGCTCCTGAGGATGGTGCTGGCCCTGGTGTGCA TGAGCTCCGAGGTGGGCCGGGCCGTGTGGCTGCGCTTCTCCCCGCCACTGCCTGCCTCAGGCCCACAGCCCAGCTTCATGGCGCACCTGGCGGGCGCGGTGGTGGGTGTCAGCATGGGCCTGACCATCCTGCGCAGCTATGA
- the RHBDL1 gene encoding rhomboid-related protein 1 isoform X1 — MDRSSLLQLIQEQQLDPENTGFIGADTFTGLVHRHELPLDPAKLDMLVALAQSNERGQVCYQELADLISSKRSSSFKRAIANGQRALPRDGLLDEPGLGVYKRFVRYVAYEILPREVDRHWYFYRHRSCPPPVFMASVTLAQIIVFLCYGARLNKWVLQTYHPEYMKSPLVYHPGHRARAWRFLTYMFMHVGLEQLGFNALLQLMIGVPLEMVHGLLRISLLYLAGVLAGSLTVSITDMRAPVVGGSGGVYALCSAHLANVVMNWAGMRCPYKLLRMVLALVCMSSEVGRAVWLRFSPPLPASGPQPSFMAHLAGAVVGVSMGLTILRSYEERLRDQCGWWVVLLAYGTFLLFAIFWNIFAYDLLGAHIPPPP, encoded by the exons ATGGACAGGAGCTCGCTGCTGCAGCTTATCCAGGAGCAG CAGCTGGACCCTGAGAATACAGGCTTCATCGGTGCGGACACCTTCACTGGCCTGGTGCACCGCCATGAACTGCCCCTGGACCCAGCCAAGCTGGACATGCTGGTGGCGCTGGCCCAGAGCAACGAGCGGGGCCAGGTCTGCTACCAGGAGCTGGCGGACCTG ATCAGCAGCAAGCGCTCAAGCAGCTTCAAGCGGGCCATCGCCAACGGACAGCGGGCACTGCCTCGGGACGGGCTGCTGGATGAGCCGGGCCTGGGTGTTTACAAGCGGTTCGTGCGCTACGTGGCCTACGAGATCCTGCCCCGAGAGGTGGACCGCCACTGGTATTTCTACCGGCACCGCAGCTGCCCGCCCCCTGTGTTTATGGCCTCGGTCACCCTCGCCCAG ATCATCGTGTTCCTGTGCTACGGGGCCCGGCTCAACAAGTGGGTGCTGCAGACCTACCACCCCGAGTATATGAAGAGCCCCCTCGTGTACCACCCCGGCCACCGCGCTCGGGCCTGGCGCTTCCTCACCTACATGTTCATGCATGTCGG GCTGGAGCAGCTGGGGTTCAATGCCCTTCTGCAGCTGATGATCGGGGTGCCGCTGGAGATGGTGCATGGCCTGCTCCGCATCAGCCTGCTCTACCTGGCGGGTGTGCTGGCAG GCTCCCTGACCGTCTCCATTACTGACATGCGGGCCCCTGTGGTGGGGGGTTCCGGCGGGGTCTATGCCCTGTGTTCTGCACACCTGGCCAATGTCGTCATG AACTGGGCTGGGATGAGGTGTCCCTACAAGCTCCTGAGGATGGTGCTGGCCCTGGTGTGCA TGAGCTCCGAGGTGGGCCGGGCCGTGTGGCTGCGCTTCTCCCCGCCACTGCCTGCCTCAGGCCCACAGCCCAGCTTCATGGCGCACCTGGCGGGCGCGGTGGTGGGTGTCAGCATGGGCCTGACCATCCTGCGCAGCTATGAAGAGCGCCTGAGGGACCAGTGCGGCTGGTGGGTGGTGCTGCTTGCCTATGGCACCTTCCTGCTGTTCGCCATCTTCTGGAACATCTTTGCCTACGACCTGTTGGGTGCCCATATCCCCCCACCACCCTGA